A genomic window from Arthrobacter globiformis includes:
- a CDS encoding FHA domain-containing protein encodes MHLQCTLVRAPGAVSTGSGSPAGPVELTVAAPDGCPGTDMEAELSRRFQTRGLTVASLPLKGLTLGTAPLVNGAVLVDGRADGPGSEPGTAGELPAAVLLAVDSGPAAGSVLPLRRGSYRIGRTNAELTVPDADLSREHARIEVSDTALTLVDLGSINGTEVDGKRVSKTAVAIGSRIRCGNSSMSVVLAAPSDARDADLGFAGSPVAEPLTVSRPVAPAGRSVLVLGAVLPVIMGVGLALVTGSWMFLAFTAVSAVTLLVPLVSGARQRRELRSAVAAAAAQDLQRRRRSAPSAAALALGAGVPGPSPAAPVRETGWEPSKYTQDPAPMPPPGVWLRLGLADQPANIRLEPDQPGFKPPRLGAVPLLLDPGLAVVSVRGPESEVHGLAHSILMQLTGYPLARGTRIAIHGPASVLPLAARFLPGVSLHSRMADTMAALTDTSGGNGVPRILLLFGGTADGTPEAGIIPTARGLGWRVVHLPGRGQQPAETDIELGGRGAVFRARGSCHRFVADLVPSGVFDRYCRMHGQSLPDVSAGGQSVPTRSRLGDLLDLSAAATAKRWAAGRLKPGLTIPPGPHSPGGARPGP; translated from the coding sequence GTGCATCTGCAATGCACTCTCGTCCGCGCCCCCGGGGCCGTTTCCACCGGGTCCGGCTCCCCGGCCGGGCCGGTCGAGCTGACGGTTGCGGCCCCGGACGGCTGCCCGGGCACGGACATGGAGGCGGAGCTGTCGCGCCGCTTCCAGACGCGCGGACTGACTGTGGCCAGCCTGCCGCTCAAAGGGCTGACCCTCGGCACGGCGCCCCTGGTCAACGGGGCTGTCCTGGTGGACGGCCGCGCCGACGGCCCTGGTTCCGAGCCGGGAACTGCCGGCGAACTGCCCGCTGCCGTGCTCCTCGCGGTGGACAGTGGCCCCGCAGCAGGTTCTGTTCTTCCCCTGCGCCGGGGAAGCTACAGGATCGGCCGGACCAACGCTGAGCTGACCGTTCCGGATGCCGATCTTTCCCGCGAGCACGCCAGAATTGAGGTTTCGGATACAGCCCTGACCCTCGTGGACCTTGGCAGCATCAACGGAACCGAAGTCGACGGCAAACGGGTATCAAAAACGGCCGTCGCGATCGGTTCCCGCATCCGCTGCGGCAATTCCTCCATGTCTGTTGTGCTGGCTGCGCCGTCGGACGCACGGGACGCTGACCTAGGGTTTGCCGGCAGCCCCGTGGCGGAGCCGCTGACCGTGTCGCGCCCGGTCGCGCCGGCGGGCCGGTCAGTGCTGGTTCTCGGGGCCGTTCTCCCCGTGATCATGGGCGTGGGGCTGGCGCTGGTGACGGGGTCGTGGATGTTTCTGGCCTTCACGGCGGTATCGGCAGTGACTCTCCTTGTCCCCCTGGTCTCGGGCGCACGGCAGCGCCGTGAACTCAGATCGGCAGTCGCAGCGGCAGCTGCGCAGGATCTGCAACGACGACGGCGGTCCGCACCGTCGGCTGCCGCCCTTGCGCTGGGCGCTGGGGTTCCCGGACCGAGCCCCGCCGCTCCCGTCCGGGAGACCGGATGGGAGCCATCGAAGTACACCCAAGATCCGGCGCCGATGCCTCCGCCCGGCGTCTGGCTCAGACTCGGCCTGGCCGATCAACCGGCCAACATACGCCTGGAGCCGGACCAGCCCGGCTTCAAACCCCCTCGGCTCGGGGCGGTGCCGCTCCTCCTCGACCCGGGCCTTGCGGTCGTTTCGGTCCGGGGGCCGGAATCAGAGGTTCACGGCCTGGCCCACTCGATCCTGATGCAGCTCACCGGGTATCCGCTGGCCAGGGGTACCCGGATCGCGATTCACGGACCGGCTTCCGTCCTTCCGCTCGCAGCACGGTTTCTGCCAGGGGTCTCCCTCCATTCAAGGATGGCGGACACCATGGCGGCCCTGACGGACACGTCCGGCGGGAACGGCGTGCCCCGCATCCTGCTGCTGTTTGGCGGCACGGCAGACGGCACCCCCGAAGCCGGCATCATCCCGACCGCCCGGGGGCTGGGCTGGCGGGTGGTGCACCTCCCGGGCCGGGGACAGCAGCCAGCGGAAACCGATATTGAGCTCGGCGGGCGCGGGGCAGTATTTCGGGCGCGCGGTTCATGTCACCGCTTCGTCGCAGACCTCGTGCCGTCCGGCGTTTTCGACCGCTACTGCCGGATGCACGGGCAGTCGCTCCCTGACGTATCGGCCGGCGGGCAATCCGTGCCGACACGCTCCCGACTGGGCGATCTCCTTGACCTGTCGGCAGCTGCGACGGCTAAGCGCTGGGCGGCGGGCAGGCTGAAGCCAGGCCTCACCATCCCCCCTGGGCCGCACAGCCCGGGGGGTGCGCGTCCTGGACCTTGA
- a CDS encoding FtsK/SpoIIIE domain-containing protein, protein MRVLDLEADGPHVLVAGTTGSGKSELLRTITAGLALCYPPDRVNVLFFDFKGGTGLSPLTGIPHCVGMLTDLASSQLERTIVSLRAEVRRREQLLAAADAPDLAAYRLSPAGGPPLPQLILIIDEFRMLVEDAPETLAELMRVAAIGRSLGIHLIMATQRPQGALTADIRANVTTSIALRVQSAHESADVIGTNAASAIPVNRPGRAYLARGAEAAEEFQSASVAGTEDDSASCRVRVLETAVALAMPPSVNGVSPPPATPLDGARPVVELAASLWAGMDGSAARRPVAPPLPDVLASPDDVAALTAEGPGTAGDWAVGLGLLDLPEEQRLAALTWRPGADGHLALIGAGSRDAAHAMSTAMGQLLSHPTECHFYVLDADGSLTGLAGAQRTGSFVNLHDLRRGVRVLERLAAEMSQRLSRLPAASGAPLVLAISGWGSWLSALRSGPLTRAEDHVQDIVRDGRPAGITVVISGDRELVTSRFFPSIPNRIYCPRGASAESRLAWPKMPDLPPIPGRAVASGALSAGRQAVCQLYGPGAGRGPGRAMASVEALEGPVQVRPFRVDPLPVQLSVADVLSRVPGTEPESGSRASDAPTSGTPGLHAPVNGADPEAPHPMRTAARKLIVGLGGDEPAPAAVRLPRGTVLAVLGSAGSGKSSFLASLPALNPSVSGWLHPGPEPSPADFWTEVHRDAAAGRLPGDALLLVDDADMLPATCHQQLVELNSRGWAVIFSAAFSQSLLQRVPLALAARSGGRGILIAPRSPLDGDIFGLRIELDSHPPPGRALLVADGTAIPVQLAVSEDVRRL, encoded by the coding sequence GTGCGCGTCCTGGACCTTGAAGCAGATGGCCCGCACGTCCTCGTTGCGGGCACCACAGGTTCCGGGAAGTCGGAGCTGCTTCGCACCATTACCGCCGGGCTCGCTCTGTGCTATCCGCCGGACCGCGTTAATGTCCTCTTCTTCGATTTCAAGGGCGGGACGGGGCTCAGCCCGCTGACTGGCATCCCGCACTGCGTCGGCATGCTGACGGACCTTGCCAGCAGTCAGCTGGAGCGCACGATCGTGTCACTGCGGGCAGAAGTCCGCAGGCGTGAGCAGCTGCTGGCCGCCGCCGATGCCCCGGACCTGGCCGCCTATCGCCTGTCCCCGGCCGGCGGACCGCCGCTCCCCCAGCTGATCCTCATCATTGATGAGTTCCGGATGCTCGTCGAGGACGCTCCTGAGACCCTGGCCGAGCTGATGAGGGTTGCCGCCATTGGCCGGTCGCTGGGCATCCACCTGATCATGGCGACACAGCGCCCGCAGGGAGCTCTCACGGCGGACATCCGCGCGAACGTCACAACGAGCATCGCCCTGCGTGTGCAGTCCGCGCACGAATCAGCCGATGTGATCGGCACGAATGCGGCCTCGGCGATACCCGTCAACCGGCCCGGCCGCGCCTACCTGGCCAGGGGTGCCGAGGCTGCCGAGGAGTTCCAGTCGGCGTCGGTTGCCGGCACCGAGGACGATTCTGCGTCCTGCCGCGTCCGGGTGCTGGAGACCGCCGTTGCGCTCGCAATGCCGCCTTCCGTCAACGGCGTCAGCCCTCCGCCGGCAACCCCGTTGGACGGAGCCCGGCCGGTCGTGGAGCTGGCCGCCTCTCTGTGGGCCGGGATGGATGGTTCCGCGGCGCGCCGTCCGGTGGCTCCGCCGTTGCCGGACGTGCTGGCGAGTCCGGATGACGTGGCCGCGCTCACCGCGGAAGGCCCCGGAACGGCTGGCGACTGGGCTGTAGGGCTGGGCTTGCTGGACCTGCCCGAGGAGCAGCGGCTTGCCGCTCTCACCTGGCGGCCCGGAGCCGATGGTCATCTGGCCCTGATCGGCGCGGGATCCCGGGATGCCGCCCACGCCATGTCAACAGCAATGGGACAGCTCCTATCCCATCCCACGGAATGCCACTTCTACGTCCTCGATGCGGACGGGTCCTTGACTGGCCTGGCGGGCGCGCAACGCACCGGATCCTTTGTGAACCTCCACGACCTCCGCCGCGGCGTGCGTGTCCTGGAACGCCTGGCGGCCGAAATGTCCCAGCGGCTCAGCCGGCTCCCGGCGGCCTCCGGCGCGCCACTGGTGCTGGCCATTTCAGGCTGGGGTTCCTGGCTGTCGGCCCTCCGCTCCGGCCCCCTGACCCGCGCCGAAGACCATGTCCAGGACATCGTCCGGGACGGCCGCCCCGCCGGAATCACGGTCGTGATCTCCGGCGACCGCGAACTCGTGACGTCGCGGTTCTTTCCATCCATACCCAACCGCATCTACTGCCCGCGGGGCGCCAGCGCCGAGAGCAGGCTGGCATGGCCCAAAATGCCAGACCTTCCGCCGATTCCGGGGCGCGCCGTCGCGTCCGGTGCCTTGTCCGCCGGGCGGCAGGCGGTCTGCCAGCTCTATGGCCCTGGAGCCGGGCGCGGTCCGGGACGGGCAATGGCCTCCGTCGAAGCGCTGGAGGGGCCGGTGCAGGTCAGGCCCTTCCGCGTGGATCCCCTTCCGGTGCAGCTCTCTGTTGCAGACGTACTGTCCCGCGTGCCCGGAACCGAACCGGAATCAGGCAGCCGGGCCTCAGACGCCCCTACCTCAGGCACCCCTGGTTTACACGCACCTGTGAACGGAGCAGATCCCGAAGCGCCCCACCCGATGCGTACAGCCGCCCGGAAGCTGATCGTCGGCCTGGGCGGGGACGAACCGGCCCCTGCCGCCGTGCGCCTGCCACGAGGAACCGTCCTTGCCGTGCTGGGCAGCGCGGGTTCGGGCAAGTCATCGTTCCTGGCTTCCCTGCCTGCGCTCAACCCGTCGGTCTCCGGGTGGCTGCACCCCGGCCCGGAGCCCAGTCCGGCCGACTTTTGGACAGAGGTCCACCGCGATGCCGCGGCGGGACGCCTGCCGGGGGACGCCTTGCTCCTTGTCGACGATGCCGACATGCTGCCCGCCACCTGCCACCAGCAGCTCGTGGAGCTGAATTCCCGCGGCTGGGCGGTAATTTTTTCAGCCGCGTTCAGCCAGTCGTTATTGCAGCGTGTCCCGCTCGCGCTGGCCGCCCGCAGTGGCGGCAGGGGCATCCTTATTGCGCCCCGCAGTCCGCTTGACGGCGACATCTTTGGACTGCGGATTGAGCTGGATTCCCATCCCCCGCCAGGACGCGCCCTGCTCGTGGCAGACGGCACGGCAATCCCCGTCCAGCTGGCGGTGTCCGAAGATGTCAGGAGGCTCTAG
- a CDS encoding WhiB family transcriptional regulator encodes MDWRNRAACLDKDPELFFPVGNTGPALLQIEEAKSVCRRCPVVDTCLQWALESGQDAGVWGGMSEDERRALKRRAARARRAS; translated from the coding sequence ATGGATTGGCGTAACCGCGCGGCCTGCCTCGACAAGGACCCGGAGCTGTTTTTCCCCGTGGGCAACACCGGCCCCGCGCTTTTGCAGATTGAAGAAGCCAAGAGTGTCTGCCGCCGGTGCCCGGTCGTTGACACCTGCCTGCAGTGGGCGCTGGAGTCCGGACAGGATGCCGGCGTGTGGGGCGGCATGAGCGAGGACGAGCGCCGTGCACTGAAGCGCCGGGCCGCCAGGGCCCGCCGCGCTTCCTGA
- a CDS encoding sensor histidine kinase produces the protein MAIFTDPIREHADFGPGDAEWLHLLVGDWQMVADLAFADLALWFPHPEYGYVALAHVRPSTTHTVFHADFVGEGIRSDLRPLVDKAWESRTIERSSETNWSSDMALRVEAVPMVRNGRTLAVVTSHMDLSSSRMPSRLELTYRQCAYDLLRMGTLGLWPDFASPTGSRRGAPRVGDGLIRLDAEGIVQYASPNGVSAFRRLGDGESLEGRSLAEVTAGLLKDRRMVDETLPLVVTGRMPWRSEIESRGVSLSLRAIPLRDEQQRFGALVLCRDVSELRRREMELVTKDATIREIHHRVKNNLQTVAALLRMQSRRMVSDEAKQGLEQAMRRVATIALVHETLSQGLTQSVDFDELIGRQFRLSAEVASPSQQVRTQRSGLFGELPSDFATPLALVINELVTNAVEHGLEGRTGTVWLLADRSAGEDDEELLTVTVADDGVGLPETPHVEGLGLQIVRTLVTSELGGTIQWQPREGGGTAVQIVLSLANR, from the coding sequence TTTCGGGCCGGGGGATGCCGAGTGGCTGCACCTTCTGGTGGGCGACTGGCAGATGGTGGCCGACCTCGCGTTTGCCGACCTGGCCCTGTGGTTTCCCCATCCGGAGTACGGCTACGTCGCCTTGGCACACGTCAGGCCCTCCACGACACATACGGTGTTCCACGCCGACTTCGTCGGGGAGGGCATCCGGTCGGACCTGCGGCCGCTGGTGGACAAGGCGTGGGAGAGCCGCACCATCGAGCGTTCCAGTGAGACGAACTGGAGCAGCGACATGGCACTGCGGGTTGAAGCCGTACCGATGGTCAGGAACGGCCGGACCCTGGCGGTGGTCACATCCCACATGGACCTGTCCAGCTCGCGGATGCCGTCCAGGCTGGAGCTGACCTACCGCCAGTGTGCCTATGACCTGTTGCGCATGGGCACACTGGGGCTCTGGCCGGACTTCGCCTCGCCGACGGGATCCCGCCGCGGCGCCCCCCGCGTTGGCGACGGCCTGATCCGCCTCGACGCCGAGGGGATCGTGCAGTACGCCAGCCCGAACGGGGTCTCGGCATTCCGGCGCCTCGGCGACGGCGAATCACTGGAGGGGCGCTCGCTGGCCGAGGTCACGGCGGGCCTGCTGAAGGACCGCCGCATGGTGGACGAGACGCTGCCGCTGGTTGTCACCGGGCGGATGCCGTGGCGCAGCGAGATTGAATCCCGCGGCGTAAGCCTGTCGCTGCGCGCCATCCCGCTCCGCGACGAGCAGCAGCGCTTCGGTGCGCTGGTCCTCTGCCGCGACGTGTCCGAACTGCGACGCCGCGAGATGGAGCTGGTCACGAAGGATGCCACCATCCGTGAAATCCACCACCGGGTCAAGAACAATCTGCAGACTGTTGCCGCGCTGCTGCGCATGCAGTCCCGCCGAATGGTCAGCGACGAGGCAAAGCAGGGGCTGGAGCAGGCCATGCGCCGGGTGGCAACGATTGCCCTCGTGCACGAGACGCTCTCGCAGGGGCTGACCCAGAGCGTTGACTTTGATGAACTCATCGGACGCCAGTTCCGTCTTTCCGCAGAAGTGGCGTCACCGTCCCAGCAGGTGCGGACGCAGCGGTCGGGGTTGTTCGGTGAGCTTCCCAGCGACTTCGCGACGCCGCTGGCACTGGTGATCAACGAGCTCGTCACCAACGCTGTTGAGCACGGGCTGGAGGGACGCACGGGCACAGTGTGGCTGCTCGCCGACCGGTCGGCCGGCGAGGACGACGAGGAACTGCTCACCGTCACCGTCGCGGACGACGGCGTCGGCCTGCCGGAGACACCGCATGTGGAGGGCCTCGGGCTTCAGATTGTCCGGACGCTGGTCACGAGCGAACTCGGCGGCACCATACAGTGGCAGCCCCGCGAGGGCGGCGGCACTGCGGTGCAGATTGTGCTGAGCCTGGCAAACCGTTAA